Part of the Myxococcales bacterium genome is shown below.
AACTTAAGGGCGGTTTCCGCGCGGGCGAAGCGTTGATGAACCGGGTCGGACTCGCGGCCCTCGCGGTTTCTCTAGGCGGTGTTGAGTCTTTAATCGAGCATCCGGCTTCGATGACCCACTGCGGCGTGCCCACGGCAGAACGACAACAGGCTGGGATCAGCGACGGACTGGTCCGCTACTCGGTTGGGATCGAGGATCCCGATGATCTGATCGAAGACCTGCGGCAGGCCTTGGAAGATGGCTCCCTAGCGCCGAACGCCGAATAGTCAGATGAACAAAGTGAGGTGCGCATCAGATGAGAGAGGTCAAGCACGATCTAGATTTCAAGGTCAAGGGAGTCGCATGAACTCAACGAGAAGAAGCACAGTCGATACTGCGGCACGGCGACCGACGATTGATGCAACCAAATGTCTCAATTGCCGCACGTGTGTCGATTGTTGCCCACAGCGAGCAATCGAGGAGCCCATAAATTATACCCTGCCTCGCGACCTTGGCTATGGTCCGTTCCGCTCTTGGTGGAAAGGGAGTGCTTGTGACTATCGCCTTCACGACCGGAGTCGCAACTTTGGTTGCGTTGATTTTTCGCTTTGGTTTCATTCTTTTTGGATAGTAATTATTTATTTTCGTATGTATTCCATGTGCCGTTTTCAATAACAGTTCCTTGAAGAATTCGGCCGACATCAATAAGAAAATAACCATCAACAGTTACTCCGTCTACGAGGCTGAGCGTCTCGCGAACATACAATCGTGGCACACCCTCGTGCCGGTCAAGCCGCGCCAGCAGTTCCGGCCCGACCTTGTAGAGTTCACCGTGGACAGCGGTAGAACCGCCGGGGATCATGCCGGGAAACGATCCCAGATCGAGAAGCGTGTACAGCGGCGCGGTAAGACGCGGAAGCAATACTTGGTGTTGTTGGGGTCGTAATCGCGCCGATTGCCGCTCGCGGCGCGAGCATTGAGCGCCTTGGTCGCCAGCAGCAACGGATCGTAAGCCTGCTGGTCGAGCGCGTGGTGGTCAGCGAGACCAGCGCGGAAGTCATCATGCGCTCGGACGGCCTGCACACGCTTGTCGACGAACTGGATCCCGCCTGAGGCGGGACGAAGAAAGGACCGGTGCCGATGGTTGAGCAGAGCGAAAAAATCACGCTCCACCGCGACGGCGAAAGCATCCGTATTCACATCCCGCTGAAGTTCAAACGGCGCGGAGGACGGAAGGAAATCATTGTAGCCGATGGTCTGCCGAATTTTCAGCCAGACCGCACCGCTTACCAGAAGCCACTGGTCATCGCGATTGCGCGCGCCCATCAGTGGCAGCGTCTACTCGACACGGGTCGCATCGGGTCAATCTCCGAACTTGCCAAGCGGCTAAAGGTCGATCACTCTTACATCAGCCGCCTTCTGCATCTGACCTTGCTCGCCCCTGACATCATCGAAGCGATCTTAGATGGTAAGGAGTCGAGCGGCCTGTCGCTGGCAAGGCTCACCAAGCCGTTCCCGGTGCTGTGGGAAGAGCAACGCATGGAA
Proteins encoded:
- a CDS encoding gamma-glutamylcyclotransferase, which codes for MLPRLTAPLYTLLDLGSFPGMIPGGSTAVHGELYKVGPELLARLDRHEGVPRLYVRETLSLVDGVTVDGYFLIDVGRILQGTVIENGTWNTYENK